The Raphanus sativus cultivar WK10039 chromosome 2, ASM80110v3, whole genome shotgun sequence DNA segment AGACCTGAGTAGAGTTACTGCAGCTGTACAGTCCATCGAGACTCCCAACGAGACGGTTCATCGATAAATCAAGAACCTCACCGCATAGCTGAGGATGAATCTCACCTTCCAACAAGTTGTTGCTTACGTTAAGCATCACAAGACGAGGGAACGCTCCGAGTTTGGATAGGTTCCCGGTTAGTGAATTATGGCTCAGGTCAAGAGCTTGAAGCTGATGCAGCTTGGAGATCTCTGAGGGCAATTCGCCTTTGAGGTGGTTATGAGAGAGATCGAGTAGTCTCAGCTCACTCAACTCGCCTAGAGAGCTTGAGACCACACCTTCTAAACCCTTTTCAGACAGAACCAGCTTTGTGACTCGACCAGAAGCATCGCAATTGACACCACTCCACTCGCAACAAGTTGAATGGTTGAACCAAGATTCGGTGACGGACCTGTTCTTCAACGCTCCTGCGAACTCTCTGAGGGAAGATAAGTCGGTGGGATGACATGTGAGCGTAGGTTGGCTCAGGGTTGAACCAAGAAAGAAGAACATCACTAGGAGAATGATCACCATGACTTAACTAACACACAGACAAGAGTCTTCTCGTTTTTTGCTTTACTTAAGGgctcatgaagaagaagactcaCAGAGTCACATGCTCATGTCCCAAAAAGAGTAGAGCTTTGCACAACTTGTGATTGAAGCAACATTGTGATGAAAGCGAATTGAGAAGAGCAAAACGTATCTTCCTGAAACCGAatcccaagaaaaaaaaaagagtattatGAAATCAaagcagaagaggaagaagaaactaaACAGACAAGACTTGTAACTAAGACTGCTCACATCCCAAGTCTTATCCAAAGACTTGTAACTTAAGCAaagtaatactaaattttaaaacttaaaataatcaGTCAAAAGAGTAAAGTAATAATACCGTTAAGCAATTTTGGCCAACAAAAACCCTAAATTGCAGAGCTTTCCAAGGTAAAGCTAAGACCTTTCGAGTTCACAACCGCCACTGAGACATTGAATgatctttttcttctctctcagGGAAACAATGATGATGCCAAACACTTTTTGTTTGGAGGGTTTATAGAGTGTATAGTCTGCAAGTGCAGGTCTTTTTCGTGGTGAGACAAGAACAGTCTAGAAAGTGAAACAGAGAGAAGAGCAGTTGAGGTTTAAAAGTTtgtcaatgtttttaatttcaaaattgatTGGAGAAGACAATAGAAAGAAGATGTTTTTGAGAAGAAAAGGAGAGGAGAGTTGGTTTCGTTTTCTCAAGAACAGTGAGAGTTGCTAATTAGCTTTTGTCCGTGACAGGTCTTGTCTCCAAAGTCTTGTGTGCACTTCTccttaactttttatttattttttttctttttacaaattataattgtcaattaaaattttactatttaatttctGTGGACAAAATTCTGCACAACTATTTATTACATACAGCTCACaagtttatttatattctcTAAATAATAAACCCTCATACAGTTTagctgtaatttttttttctttgaatattttacTTTGGAGATAAgagaaaatgttattttaatttacctCCGttgaggtaaaaaaaaaaacataagtttctCGAAACTATCATAAGCATATGCAGACAAAATGTTGTCGTTTTGTTACAGATCTATATTTTTGGACAAATTAGTGGGAAACAAACTAAATTTTTAGTTGGAACAAAGTCAACAAAAGTATGTAGTTAGGTAAATACTTTTCTTACCGCCTTTCGTTTTCTTATATAGTTTGTCGCATTAAGGAAAATAATGGAAGAAAAAGACTAAGGTATCGTTCCGAATTAATCCGATTATCTAATGATGAAGCTAATAACTCATATTGTCAATACGTTGCCCCAAAAATCAAATACCAAAATGATTTTTctctaaaaagtaaaaatttaagTATCGTTATCCATAATAACATAAAAAGATTCATAAGTGTAGAACCTCTAgtcataaaaaaatatctaaacaaatttTAACCAGGAAAAATGTAGCAAGTGTTTCAATATATAGTAATCGAACCTCCCGTGAAAATCGTGACGCATCATGGCTATTTACGGTGCACGTGGCCCGGAGAGAGTGACCTTCCTTAGAACCTTGTGGGTTCACCGGTTCGGTTTGGACTTTCAGCCGGACGTCACGGGTTCGATGCCGTGAAAGAGGTGGAACCGTTGAGATTCTTAGAAAAGGCCAGATGCACGCGTCCCCATGTGACTTGCACATTTTTGCATTAATGATATGTTTTCTggcctttttattttaaaataactctGTTTTTTCCTTAAAATCTTTCTCTATTGACAACCTACAAAAAATAGTTCTAAAATAACGATAAATAAATTGTTATGGTCTCGAAAAAGTACCTTGTGAATACATAATGGGGAAAATTCATATACAAAAGGTCCTTGATTGATGATGTGCCCACTAACTCTGTTATGCTTTTTGTGTTTAATTACatgatattttaaagataaagttttaaattttgatagaACCATGCAGTGCAAAGTGATAATAGTatgaatatatatgaataataatatataaatatatatatatatatatgaatatataatgAGAAAACTGGAAAGAGACTCTTtattgtaattatatatatgtagaaGACTTGAAGTAATTAACCAATAGTTACGAGTAAGTTATGAACTTGGTACTTTGACAAAAATAAAGTTATGAACTTGGTACTGATAATTAATTATGATGAATAGTTTTTGTGGGTCTAGTGATACAACCGATTTTTCTTCTACAGCATTACATATATAAAGTAGAGTAATACTCTCAAATAGCACtaaataatatctaaaaatagCTGACAAAATTTGTTTCTTTCAAAATAGCATATATTAAAaggtttttttaaatatataatattttaagtttttgattTAGTGTTAAATGAGTACTActattttgaagaatttttcttttgaatgcTATTTTTATGGTAAATTTTAAAGGTGTACTATTTAAGAGATTTATCCTATGGAGCGTTCattttatatctatataatattaatGTGAATTTAATTAATGTTTGGGAGAATCGAGAGTGGAGTGATGTCTTTCGATAATGAATTGTATAGTCAACTACTCACATACCGCAAATCACGTGAAGTTCTCGAACCGTACACCTATCGGCCTCCTACTTTCTTTGTTTTTCAAGTCTTCTCTACGATCGTACCTCGAATCTATCGCACTTCACCTCAGTTACTATTTTTTCATTGGTGTATGTTTAGTTTCGGTCACCCTTCTTTGTCATTCTGTTCATATTATTGAGTTATTTTTATTGTAGGacacttttaagttttttattataCTTTAGGGCAGTTGTTGCTCGTAAGATAGTTTATTAAAATCACAAGCTAACTATTTCCTAACTATGTGCATTCTTTAAACTAAATGGGtcttacaatttttaattttatttttcttatctttctctttttctttctctttctctttctttttctctgtaACACAAACGTTTTCTTTTCTCACAATTCATCTCTCTTGTGCTCGTGGTTGTGATGTTTGAATTCCGCGGTGGTGGCCGTGTTTCAATTCATCTCTCTTGTGCTAATTCATCTCTCTTGTTCTCTTCAACTCATctcctttgaccaaaaaaaactcACTATTTTTGAAATCTGAATTTGAAAACCATTTTCTAAATGATAACACTACGATCTTGAAGTGTATGTAAcctataattaaaatgtaaaaaaatgaaagattatGTGAAAGAAATCAATGGCGGCTGCAAAATTGTTgcagaaaaccctaaaaatctaAGGAAGACGAAGACATATTTACTAAAATACCACTgctttaaaaattgaaaaaaacatGTACACATCCATGAGTCGTACACATGGATAATAATATGTATGTACACTATTATATTAGTAATTTGTAAGCACATCTAAAGGTGTTTGTGTGTTTAACATAtacttaaaaaagaaatttacatGTACACATATGTTTTTGACATCGACAAAGGCTAACATGTGGACATTCTCTTTGAATGATCATGTGGACATTCACtgtgtacatatgtacataCCTAATATTGTACATGTGTAcgctatttgtttttttgtaaaaatagacatgtgtatttttatttcttatggtgaaaaatcaaagaaatttGTACATTTGCTTTGCATTTACACATATGTTTGAGATACATGTTAGATGTCATGCATGTTGTAAAGTTGTGTATATGTTTGAGATATATTATTTTCGGATATTTACATGTACACATATGTTTGagtgttatttttttgttagttcAATATGTACATTGACATAAGTGTTATCTCTGTTGTGACATCACTCTTAATCATGCTTCAAACTGTTAAAACACATGAATATGCAAAAAATTATCAACATGTACACATGATATATTATCCACATGTATGTGATGAATTATATCAATGTGTACATCATTGTGATCGATATGAAGTTaatgtacatatgtacattGTGAAGCATGTACTTTTTGACCATGAGCTGTCAAAGCAACTACACATATcttcaaacatatatatacattaggATCtgaaatataattctttttagagtttttttacattttcatagCCACTgaaagatttttaaaacatgttCTCTTTGAATGATCCATGTGGACATTCACagtgtacatatgtacataaTCTCATATTGTACACATGTATAcgctatttgtttttttttgtaaaaatagaCAACTGATTTCTCATCTTATCTGTAGGATCCACTGATTTTtcatcttatttttttctcagattttgtttttttagtctagtggttttataaaataaacacaatTCTTTAATAACTTTTGTGGTGCCTCATATCTTCTacgtacatgtgtacacattACTGAGTGTGCACAAAATATTGGTTCAACTTTTTTACATATATTGGTTCATTTTCTAGAAAATGAACCAATATGTGTACAACTTTTTTACATATATTGGTTTATTTTCTATGTACATTTGTACACGTTACTGAGTGTACACAAAATAACATGtccatttattttaaacatctaATTTGTTCAAATTCCTACATGTGTACACGTCACAAAGTGTACACACATGTCGTTTGTTGTTCttgctcaaaaacaaaaattggtCTTATGTACGTGGACAATATCATACAAGTGAATCATTGTACATGATAGTAAAATTTGTGTACACATGGACATCATATTGTTGTACACATTAGTAAGCAACCACCGGTCTACTTTATGTGTACAACTTATTCACATATATTGGTTCATTTTGAATGTACACGTGTATATGTCAAATAGCGTACACAAAATAACATGTGTACATTAAATAAAGTGTACACCAACATCGGAGATGCACCTTCACagatctcaaaagatagatcgagtgatggagaaaacgatttcataaaaaatagtttaagaaaaaaaaattaagaatcagatttgaattttctaatcatctaaacaaaaaaaatatataaatggcgataaaaaagagaagaagttgattggaaaagaaaaaattgataAGAAAGAGAAAGTTGGGACCCACATTAGTTAGCTTATTTAGTTAGATTATAAGTAGAAAGTAGATTTGGTTTAGAAAAACTACCCTAGTAGAAGAAAGTGTCTtataatcccctatatattaatcctggaacattacaacatgttttgtagccacgtgtcatcactaggatgattctcagaaatccttagaaaaatatgttggtccatataaatatatattatactttttattaaactaattatcatattaattagtagtcttaaattatttccttaaataaaagctacataagtttatttctttaaataaaagctacgaaattacctaatatgattaatgtatatatgataattaatgattacaaataaaaaatatttgataaaaaaattgtatcctctacattttattttaattaatattatcaaaaaaatcacttaaacatatttaaaaaaatatttttcatatatgttatattttaaattttttaaaacgtctataaattaccaaaaattgtaagatgttattaagatgatattttttagaacggaacctgatccgaaacgaaatatttcggatatcgaatatatcgaaaccagatttatatacttaaatatattaattatttttagaatttaatatctaaaagaatatacaatatatataaaatgttattaagttgtccaaaatacttgaaaatatttacaaatagttaaaaatacatgatcaaaatagttaaatgatattcaaaataccaatacttcaaatatctattgatttcttatccgaatattgaaactaaccaaattttaagttaagtttaagtattttagcttgcattatacacatttatatgttataaataattttttatttttatattttgagaaatttaaagtatatatgaattttactttttaaaaataaaatgagttatctgagtccaaacccaaaccgaacccgtagatccgaaccggatcgaactcacaaaaaatcgaaacataactgaaccgaaccgaaacataactgaaccaaatggtatccgaatgtccaccccatatcaaatgtaaaaaaaaaatcttgataacaagatgcattctaattgtaatatttcaatacaacatattttaaaaaactcaccccgcgcatggcgcggattatcatctagtgtaatattaaactagaaaactgaCTTCTAATGTAAATGTTTCCATATTATTTGCCTGGTGCACTTAACTAGTCAACCTGTACCTATTTTGCATAGCTATATAATCTGGTTTTGGCTAATATTATTACAAAGACTTCAGAGACATACACAGCTATAAACAGAATGCATGTATCTCTAAAATCGTATAACTTGAGATTTATATTTTCCTGTCGTAGAAGAACACAAAGACCCGTATTCAGAAAGCAGAAAAGGATGCAAAGCTTGTCTCATCTTTTCAACGTGTCAATTAGATCCCATCTTGTGTCTCAATTGACTGTGTTCGGTGTTCCAAATTGAATAACTATTGAGAAACCAACATTATACAAACATTTTTGGAAAAGTAAGTACATTTGTCTTATTTCCTACCATTAACAAgtacttcctctgttttattttatttgtcgtATTCTAAACTTATGcatacatattaataaaacatgtaattttatatatttttaagataaaaacacaattacctaaacacctaaccatattttaaccaatagaaaaatagacagaaaaatcttattaataaattttacattgaaatttgaaaacgacacttattttgaaacaaaaatttttcTCTAGAACGAAAACTAAtctgaaacggagggagtataaataTTGGGTTGGTATTACATTATCATcgtttatataaaaaaactttcTACCttcttaaacataaatattctaCATTCTTTTTCCGTTTTTTTGTTATATAGTAAAGAGACTTTTAGGTATGTTCTACATTTGTTTCTTTGTCAGTAAAGAGACTTAGGTGATTAGGTCTGTAATCCCTGCCGGATCAGCTTTAATCTAGTGGCTAAGTGGCATCCAAGACACCAGGGTTCGATTCCACCTTCAAAGGTTTCTGGGTGTGAAATTTCCCCaagtggcaaaaaaaaaaagaaaaaaaaaggtccGTAATCCCTTCACAACCTCGGTCCTCGAACGTAGCATGTTAAATGTGCTCCCTCCTCAGCAGCGATACTCGAACACGAGATCTTAAGAGGTACTTCCTTTGGAAGGTTTCTAGTAACTCAGAAGAGCTACTAATGCGATAAATATTTATGTGAACTTGTGAAGTATGTTACACTGTTTACAACAAATAAATCTACCAGTAAACATGTAATAAGCTACCGCAGCATATGAAACCAAGATGACTCCATCCACAATGGTATATGTTTAGAAGTTTCTATAAGGAATCTTAcatggaaaaagaaaattttactctTTGTTAATTGACGGAATATAAATCCATAAACCTGAGAAAATACTGTAGAATTCAACTTCGTCATTATAGTTAACGATTTGAACCACTGAGATCATTAGATGAAACTCCTGCTATAGCTGACATCTCCCTCTGAATAAGAAAACTTAAATCATAACAAAATCCTTGGATAAATAAATCTGAGGGTAGCCTGATCCTTTATCATGATACTAATGGGTTAATCCAGGATCGTGATGTATGAAACCATAAAGATACCATGATTCTTAGCACATACCCTAAGCCCAGCCCACATTGCTGTGCAATACAAAATTAGATATCAAATATCCAAAAACATCTAAACGGTGTATAAAATGCGATTTTGAGTATCATTATCATAAGGTAGTGCAATTGATTAATAATTTACTAGATTTAGCAGAGAAATCCTTCGCAAGGTcccacacaaaaaaataaaataaaagaggaGGGCGGCCATCCACTTGGTTTGAAAGAGACTGAAGTGGAATCCAACCATATGTCACAAAGATCCAAGATAATATATGAACTACTTTCTTCAAATTATAATAATGATCGTTACTGTTTTCTCCAACATTTCATAATCATTCTTAAAGTAGTCATTATGCATGTGCATGAATATACGAAAAAGAACCGACTGTTTTCTCCACATGACATTGTCATTCCCTTACGTTTTCTTCCTTACATCAAACGATAATCGAATTTTACGTTTCTGTATTATACAACATCGAGTGTAGAACGGGCCTTATAATCAAATGGTAAACATCAAGCGATAATCGAATTCCATGTTTCTGTGTTATACAACATCGAGTGTAAAAGGAACCTTGTGGTCAACTGGTATTAGATGAACATGGGACGTAAACAAGTTCCAAAACTTTTATCGTCTTGTTATacgaaactaagtcacattcCGTTTACTTAATTTGAATATAGATCCATTTTTTATGAACCATCTGAACACCACAGAAAAGAAGTCCATCCGCAAACTTATAATTCTCTTAAATTCAATCAGATTCAAAAAAATCCATATGGTTGGCCACTTGTTCCTAAATATGATTTGCTCTACACCAAAACGGAGTTCAAAAACTATAATATCAATGATCGTGCGTGTGAATAAGTGAGAAAGCTATTAAAGAGTTATTTGATTTAGTTGTCACTAAATTCTGAAAGAAACTGGCCACCTTCAGGACTCGGGACACTGTCACTCCAGCCGAGCTTAGGGGAcatgattgaaaataaaaagataattggTTGGAGTGGGACCAAGGAAAGTATCATTATTAGACGAGAAGAAAAGGACAAAATTGTTAGAGAAATGTCAAAAAAGCACAGTAACAAGTGACTAGAAAGGCCCAATCAGTGCTCTACTTTCATTAAAGCTTTAGTTCTTAGGTAAGGAATGTAGAATGTGTGTGTGAGATTGTAAGATAGAGAGAAGGGGataagtgagagagagagaaaaatgaaGTTCTTGTTCCAGTGTCCATGCTGCTCTTGCTTCTGCTTCATGAAACCAAAGCAGGGTAAACCAAAAGCTGTAGATTCAAAACcaaaggaagagaagaaaaaagaggagaagaagcctgagaagaaagaagaaaagaaagaagagaagaaagaagagaagaaagaaaccaaagcaGAGAAGGCCGAGTGAAAGCTCTACTCTCAAGAAAACGTAATTGATTATccagttttattttaatttcgatGCTATGTGATGCTTGAGTAACTTGTAatttttcttgattaataaattgtcttttttttgCCAATATGGTTTATCTCTATTTTATCAATGATGCTCGTTTGATATGTGTACTCTTATGAATTCGTGAAAGCTATGATTATTGTTTCAACGTGATATgctttaattttataaaaatccaCTTATGATTAGATTTGAGGGTTTGAGTTTATATGATTCGTAATGTATTTGATATTCTCAGTTTCGGATTTGATAATTTTGTTCTAACAAGTTTATGAATGAAAACTATTAAACGAATCAAATCTGAGTCTAAAACTCTTATCGGTCTAGGCGTGCAATAATTTATTACAACAGAATTCCGTTTCAATGAAATCAACTCAAGCTCTTGTAATCTTTTTGTTTGTCACGATCTCAAAAGCTCGTGTAATCTAATTTCCTTAGCAAAATGGCATTGTAAGAAGGTAATCAAGGTTGCAGTTATTTTGGATGACACCTTCTCTTATGGAATACAGAAATGTTTAGTTCTCAAAAGAAGGGGCATCTAAAGCTTCTTTCCATTCTAATAAAGCAGTTATAGGTTCAATCTATCTTGCTAAGGATTTGCTCACATAATTCACTTCTTATCTCGTTGATAGTAGTCATCCAAAATTGATAAAAATCGATTGTATGTGTTTCAATTCATGACCACAGTGGTGTTGGAAAGCGATCCATGCATCTGTTTCCTTAGTCCGAATACAGAAAATtcctaattatatattttatcaattacCTTATCACTGAAAATGATGGTCTTTCTTAAAAGACAAATGCTTTTGCGTTTGTGCTTTTTCCGTTTGTGCTGACAGAAATTCAAAAATGCAGATTTGCGTTTGTGTtgacaaaaattcaaaagaaaatttcatTAAGTAGAAAAGTGAGTTTagtatattatttacaaaatcaacACTTTAATATTATTAGATTATATGCTaatactaatataaaattttaaataaatagcaaatgattttaatgattaatatttatgttgtaaataaagttatcctataatttattttataatattataaaatatcaatcTATTATTAAAACGTATTGAAAgataaacttaatatttataataaaaactaataaattttagttattttcacattttgaaataattattttaattatcgatatttattttttataataaagtgaatatcatataaaacattttgatcaattaaacatgtattttatcattctataaattttaaaattttctgcgatttaattattttttacagCTTAACTATTTTCCGTAATTAATCGATAGCTACCGATCCAAACCTTAATCACTCCATATTTTGGATCGTGAGTACTGACttaaaatatgttgatttgaCTCTATTCATTAGAAATAATCGCGCAAAGTGATGTGATCATATAACCATGTAATcagaaaattatcaaaaataaaaaa contains these protein-coding regions:
- the LOC108829483 gene encoding UPF0329 protein ECU05_1680/ECU11_0050: MKFLFQCPCCSCFCFMKPKQGKPKAVDSKPKEEKKKEEKKPEKKEEKKEEKKEEKKETKAEKAE